Proteins from a single region of Harmonia axyridis chromosome 4, icHarAxyr1.1, whole genome shotgun sequence:
- the LOC123679311 gene encoding girdin-like isoform X1, with product MDTNFDSNDVPSLTTVVEEIFSSCDKNGKGEVYASALIEFMKPHISNHLIGLTQLLNVLDPKNENPLISRTTFYEAMRSWTAKMNEGDSKLLNFSFKDTDVFNEKGLPFHRSTPKPSLEPTTMNHSNNSLDFSNLSPTSFTADTKDISSGMDKLLFIEERYQELEYKHLNTIKELSLIKSQLATSEEQYAELKQDFDRTNKRLMLEQQVNADLQKSMDESDEFKEEVCNTKKEKEHLHKMWILTKRENVNLIAQMKNLEYERESLERKLSEIQKKDEQKKKEFVDLQTLFSIYEDENKLLKKTKSELEEELQETKASLEHYTEVSELGRVTLMILKNKVQALTQAYKRKGIELNDLNLMKDPSILSNSSGIPKNSPVVSNLTSSTPLKKIQCSLKHDVDLFNSPKLQRQLSSPITPGGLNTPQFVKTALFFNKAESNRDNSNPLVRLQMLKGPLYCPNRILPTNLSKSGRSKNLPPVGSPRESVDIEKKRCFSEKAETSLQSESSLFETIEDLDLSSFSDNLLLSSGQDLLSELQECKFLDNHNKCFIEEHAEMLKIVKEHENCSQIIADKEKQIELMSSEIKTYENKYNTLLNKYTNEGNDMKCLEAQLKNAKTEYERLLKENNNYKFEIANLKEELNKNYDKLQKMIGFETKNTQLIEEINRFKEERKKHSKEYDEMKIKKDNLQLSLDELVKEKDDLLNEKNNLFIENRNLTTVIEIKGKELTEMQNLKVKNEDLENEIISMRLKQKQDFEEIEKLSDKLQVCKNNGKFFMEKLATKIRDQNAKLGFLRDFNEKLQEYADELKNSIEIDKKKLHRLISYVEENFFSVKYVPKGDDEDSTSTASSESSSHHRSKRSSTGRKSNFDKQEFKINKLEEKIEELEKELQNEKAINENLKSLDNKMNNLEMEKINYEEEKRSILRELEATKYDLSIKDQMIQQFEEKHKFDLDNLKLSYEKELQLAKVAQNEASKRAEIMEMSLMEQIEDIKKKLNETQKEKELYEIMLEKQENKIITLKKTLSDISNSTEETKNFEILVTEKESMLKFNREMLCKSNNSLKQAENRCLFLELLLDKCRMVLLDTVSDVLRSTIEVFNSHRNILEKKGVDPKLIQELEILDIKNSTNFTEEEVWIAHNQLTLTSKLLKSLVSGREEYSGCSNVDIPSSKSISKFTLRPSKLKLLRLPSCDPDISSSMKDNEVEQNIEIGGNDVNSEMVEKEEPKETENKVSIVSLSENDSITNWLGPYSDDLRKEMNNRKVTEKKFTILSSTWKSNFNSTKKKYRTLKHQCSKMKDTYLHVLLQIVTHLKDHDCQQEQLTLIHTLRLIEKLKDLLFDIFKLAEQYGASRQELHSIKCWNLIVEYVNKLHQENGSLKLYQCTSVQITEASKDSVDNSTETTDVKKSFRSVGVGNSIIDTEESAVITSLPVKTKTRKCSSFMIMSSTIVCLLAMCILFIHMECVRNGNETIICPLDLFISIKKAPTEPTTY from the exons ATGGACACCAACTTTGATAGCAATGATG tcCCTAGTCTAACTACTgtagttgaagaaattttttcttcttgtgACAAAAATGGAAAAGGCGAAGTATATGCATCTGCTTTGATAGAATTTATGAAACCACATATATCTAATCATTT aattgggCTAACTCAGCTTCTCAATGTTTTGGATCCTAAAAATGAAAATCCTCTCATCAGTAGAACAACCTTTTATGAAGCTATGCGAAGTTGGACAGCTAAGATGAATGAGGGTGatagtaaattattgaatttttcatttaa GGATACAgatgttttcaatgaaaaaggGTTACCCTTTCATCGCTCCACTCCTAAGCCAAGTTTAGAGCCAACTACAATGAACCATTCAAATAATTCACTAGACTTCTCTAATTTATCTCCTACATCATTTACTGCAGATACTAAAGATATAAGTTCAG ggATGgacaaattattatttattgaagaaaGGTACCAGGAATTAGAATACAAGCATTTGAACACTATTAAAGAGCTGTCATTGATAAAATCCCAGCTAGCCACTTCTGAAGAACAATATGCTGAACTGAAACAAGATTTTGATAGAACCAACAAGAGATTGATgtt GGAGCAGCAGGTGAATGCTGACCTCCAAAAGAGTATGGATGAAAGTGATGAATTTAAGGAAGAAGTATGTAATACAAAGAAGGAGAAAGAACATTTACATAAGATGTGGATATTAACCAAAAGAGAAAATGTCAACTTGATAgcacaaatgaaaaatttagaatatGAG AGAGAAAGTTTAGAAAGaaaattgagtgaaatccaaaaaaagGATGAACAGAAAAAGAAAGAATTTGTTGATCTGCAGACTTTGTTCTCTATatatgaagatgaaaataagctattgaaaaaaacaaagtCTGAATTGGAAGAAGAACTGCAAGAGACTAAAGCTTCCCTTGAACATTACACAGAAGTTTCTGAg cTTGGTCGAGTTACGTTGATG ATCCTCAAAAACAAAGTTCAAGCTCTCACGCAGGCCTATAAGAGAAAAGGGATTGAACTGAATGACCTGAATCTCATGAAAGATCCTTCCATCTTATCCAATTCCTCAGGTATTCCCAAAAATTCTCCCGTTGTATCAAATTTAACATCCTCCACTCCTCTTAAGAAGATACAATGCTCTTTGAAACATGACGTTGACCTCTTCAACAGCCCCAAACTACAACGTCAACTTTCATCACCTATTACTCCAGGTGGTTTAAATACTCCCCAATTCGTGAAAACCgcactttttttcaataaagccgAAAGTAATCGTGATAATTCAAATCCACTTGTGCGACTTCAAATGTTGAAGGGTCCATTGTATTGTCCTAATAGGATTTTACCTACTAATTTGTCGAAATCTGGTCGTTCTAAGAATTTACCACCTGTCGGATCACCAAGGGAATCGGTTGATATAGAGAAGAAACGTTGTTTTTCCGAGAAAGCAG AAACTTCTTTACAGTCAGAAAGTTCATTATTTGAAACAATAGAAGATTTGGATTTGAGTTCATTTTCTGATAATCTTCTTTTGTCAAGTGGACAAGATCTCCTCAGTGAACTGCAG gaGTGCAAATTCTTAGACAATCATAATAAATGCTTTATTGAAGAACATgctgaaatgttgaaaattgtaAAGGAACATGAGAATTGTTCGCAAATCATTGCAGATAAGGAGAAACAAATAGAATTAATGTCATCAGAAATTAAAacttatgaaaataaatacaatacattattgaataaatatacaaatgaaGGGAATGATATGAAATGTCTTGAAGCACAACTGAAGAATGCAAAAACTGAATATGAAAGACTtcttaaagaaaataataattataaatttgaaattgcGAACCTTaaagaagaattgaataaaaattatgataaaCTACAGAAAATGATTGGTTTCGAAACAAAAAATACTCAGTTGATCGAAGAAATAAACCGGTTCAAAGAAGAAAGGAAAAAACATTCTAAAGaatatgatgaaatgaaaatcaagaAAGACAATCTTCAGTTATCTCTTGACGAACTTGTGAAAGAGAAAGATGATCtactcaatgaaaaaaataatttgtttataGAGAATAGAAATTTGACCACTGTAATTGAAATTAAAGGAAAAGAGCTCACTGAAATGCAAAATCTAAAAGTTAAGAATGAAGATTTGGAGAATGAAATTATATCGATGAGACTCAAGCAAAAGCAGGATTttgaagaaatagaaaaattatctgataaaCTGCAAGTTTGTAAAAACAATGGAAAGTTTTTTATGGAAAAGCTCGCAACGAAAATCAGAGATCAAAATGCAAAATTAGGATTTCTTAGAGATTTTAATGAGAAACTTCAAGAATATGCAGATGaactaaaaaattcaattgaaatagacaaaaaaaaattgcatagaTTAATATCATATGTtgaagaaaacttttttagtGTGAAATATGTTCCTAAAGGTGATGATGAAGATTCAACATCGACAGCTAGTAGTGAAAGCAGTTCTCATCATAGATCAAAACGTTCTAGCACAGGTAGAAAGTCAAATTTTGATAAGCAAGAGTTCAAGATAAAtaaacttgaagaaaaaattgaagaattggaAAAAGAACTCCAAAATGAAAAGGCTATTAATGAAAACCTCAAAAGTCTTGACAATAAGATGAATAATCTAGAgatggaaaaaattaattatgaagaagaaaaaaggagTATATTGAGAGAACTTGAAGCTACAAAATATGACCTCAGCATCAAAGATCAAATGATACAACAATTCGAAGAAAAACATAAATTCGATTtagataatttaaaattatcttATGAAAAAGAGTTACAATTAGCAAAAGTAGCGCAAAATGAAGCTAGTAAAAGAGCAGAAATAATGGAAATGTCCCTAATGGAACAAATTGAAGATATCAAGAAGAAATTGAATGAAACTCAAAAAGAAAAGGAACTGTATGAAATTATGTTggaaaaacaagaaaataagatcattacattgaaaaaaacttTATCAGATATATCAAACTCTACTGAAGAAAcgaaaaattttgagattttggtAACGGAAAAGGAATCTATGTTGAAATTTAATAGAGAGATGTTGTGTAAATCTAACAACTCCTTGAAACAAGCAGAGAATCGCTGTCTTTTTCTGGAATTGCTATTGGATAAATGTCGAATGGTTCTTCTGGACACTGTGAGTGATGTActcag GTCTACCATCGAAGTTTTTAATTCACATagaaatattttagagaaaaaAGGGGTTGATCCAAAATTAATCCAGGAATTAGAGATTCTCGAtattaaaaattcaacaaatttcacAGAAGAAGAAGTTTGGATAGCCCATAATCAATTGACACTAACTTCCAAATTATTAAAATCTCTG GTTTCAGGTAGAGAAGAGTACAGTGGATGCTCAAATGTGGACATACCTTCATC taaAAGTATCAGTAAGTTCACATTAAGACCATCTAAACTAAAATTACTTAGACTTCCTAGTTGTGATCCAGACATTTCCTCATCTATGAAAGATAATGAAGTGGAACAGAATATAGAGATTGGAGGAAATGATGTAAATAGTGAGATGGTAGAAAAAGAG gaACCGAAAGAGACCGAAAATAAAGTTTCCATAGTTAGTTTGAGTGAAAACGATTCAATAACTAATTGGCTAGGTCCTTATAGTGATGATCTaag GAAAGAGATGAACAATCGCAaagttacagaaaaaaaattcacaattctTTCATCGACTTGGAAATCGAACTTCAACAGTACAAAGAAGAAATATCGAACATTGAAACACCAATGCTCAAAAATGAAGGACACATACCTTCATGTGTTACTGCAAATAGTAACACACTTAAAGGATCACGATTGCCAGCAGGAGCAGCTGACTCTGATCCACACCCTCAGattaatagaaaaattaaaagatctgtTGTTCGACATTTTCAAGCTGGCAGAGCAGTACGGTGCGTCCAGGCAAGAACTACACTCTATAAAGTGTTGGAATCTGATAGTGGAATACGTAAACAAATTGCACCAGGAAAATGGGTCGCTGAAATTGTACCAGTGCACAAG TGTACAAATAACTGAAGCTTCTAAAGATTCAGTCGATAACTCTACTGAAACAACAGATGTCAAAAAGTCTTTCAGATCAGTTGGAGTTGGAAATTCAATAATCGATACAGAAGAAAGCGCTGTTATAACATCACTACCTGTCAA GACAAAAACCAGAAAGTGTTCATCATTCATGATTATGTCATCTACAATAGTATGCTTATTAGCGATGTGCATCCTTTTTATTCACATGGAATGTGTAAGGAACGGAAATGAAACTATAATCTGCCCCCTCGACCTTTTTATATCCATCAAAAAGGCACCTACAGAACCTACAACTTATTGA
- the LOC123679311 gene encoding girdin-like isoform X5, producing the protein MDTNFDSNDVPSLTTVVEEIFSSCDKNGKGEVYASALIEFMKPHISNHLIGLTQLLNVLDPKNENPLISRTTFYEAMRSWTAKMNEGDSKLLNFSFKDTDVFNEKGLPFHRSTPKPSLEPTTMNHSNNSLDFSNLSPTSFTADTKDISSGMDKLLFIEERYQELEYKHLNTIKELSLIKSQLATSEEQYAELKQDFDRTNKRLMLEQQVNADLQKSMDESDEFKEEVCNTKKEKEHLHKMWILTKRENVNLIAQMKNLEYERESLERKLSEIQKKDEQKKKEFVDLQTLFSIYEDENKLLKKTKSELEEELQETKASLEHYTEVSELGRVTLMILKNKVQALTQAYKRKGIELNDLNLMKDPSILSNSSGIPKNSPVVSNLTSSTPLKKIQCSLKHDVDLFNSPKLQRQLSSPITPGGLNTPQFVKTALFFNKAESNRDNSNPLVRLQMLKGPLYCPNRILPTNLSKSGRSKNLPPVGSPRESVDIEKKRCFSEKAETSLQSESSLFETIEDLDLSSFSDNLLLSSGQDLLSELQECKFLDNHNKCFIEEHAEMLKIVKEHENCSQIIADKEKQIELMSSEIKTYENKYNTLLNKYTNEGNDMKCLEAQLKNAKTEYERLLKENNNYKFEIANLKEELNKNYDKLQKMIGFETKNTQLIEEINRFKEERKKHSKEYDEMKIKKDNLQLSLDELVKEKDDLLNEKNNLFIENRNLTTVIEIKGKELTEMQNLKVKNEDLENEIISMRLKQKQDFEEIEKLSDKLQVCKNNGKFFMEKLATKIRDQNAKLGFLRDFNEKLQEYADELKNSIEIDKKKLHRLISYVEENFFSVKYVPKGDDEDSTSTASSESSSHHRSKRSSTGRKSNFDKQEFKINKLEEKIEELEKELQNEKAINENLKSLDNKMNNLEMEKINYEEEKRSILRELEATKYDLSIKDQMIQQFEEKHKFDLDNLKLSYEKELQLAKVAQNEASKRAEIMEMSLMEQIEDIKKKLNETQKEKELYEIMLEKQENKIITLKKTLSDISNSTEETKNFEILVTEKESMLKFNREMLCKSNNSLKQAENRCLFLELLLDKCRMVLLDTVSDVLRSTIEVFNSHRNILEKKGVDPKLIQELEILDIKNSTNFTEEEVWIAHNQLTLTSKLLKSLVSGREEYSGCSNVDIPSSKSISKFTLRPSKLKLLRLPSCDPDISSSMKDNEVEQNIEIGGNDVNSEMVEKEEPKETENKVSIVSLSENDSITNWLGPYSDDLSVQITEASKDSVDNSTETTDVKKSFRSVGVGNSIIDTEESAVITSLPVKTKTRKCSSFMIMSSTIVCLLAMCILFIHMECVRNGNETIICPLDLFISIKKAPTEPTTY; encoded by the exons ATGGACACCAACTTTGATAGCAATGATG tcCCTAGTCTAACTACTgtagttgaagaaattttttcttcttgtgACAAAAATGGAAAAGGCGAAGTATATGCATCTGCTTTGATAGAATTTATGAAACCACATATATCTAATCATTT aattgggCTAACTCAGCTTCTCAATGTTTTGGATCCTAAAAATGAAAATCCTCTCATCAGTAGAACAACCTTTTATGAAGCTATGCGAAGTTGGACAGCTAAGATGAATGAGGGTGatagtaaattattgaatttttcatttaa GGATACAgatgttttcaatgaaaaaggGTTACCCTTTCATCGCTCCACTCCTAAGCCAAGTTTAGAGCCAACTACAATGAACCATTCAAATAATTCACTAGACTTCTCTAATTTATCTCCTACATCATTTACTGCAGATACTAAAGATATAAGTTCAG ggATGgacaaattattatttattgaagaaaGGTACCAGGAATTAGAATACAAGCATTTGAACACTATTAAAGAGCTGTCATTGATAAAATCCCAGCTAGCCACTTCTGAAGAACAATATGCTGAACTGAAACAAGATTTTGATAGAACCAACAAGAGATTGATgtt GGAGCAGCAGGTGAATGCTGACCTCCAAAAGAGTATGGATGAAAGTGATGAATTTAAGGAAGAAGTATGTAATACAAAGAAGGAGAAAGAACATTTACATAAGATGTGGATATTAACCAAAAGAGAAAATGTCAACTTGATAgcacaaatgaaaaatttagaatatGAG AGAGAAAGTTTAGAAAGaaaattgagtgaaatccaaaaaaagGATGAACAGAAAAAGAAAGAATTTGTTGATCTGCAGACTTTGTTCTCTATatatgaagatgaaaataagctattgaaaaaaacaaagtCTGAATTGGAAGAAGAACTGCAAGAGACTAAAGCTTCCCTTGAACATTACACAGAAGTTTCTGAg cTTGGTCGAGTTACGTTGATG ATCCTCAAAAACAAAGTTCAAGCTCTCACGCAGGCCTATAAGAGAAAAGGGATTGAACTGAATGACCTGAATCTCATGAAAGATCCTTCCATCTTATCCAATTCCTCAGGTATTCCCAAAAATTCTCCCGTTGTATCAAATTTAACATCCTCCACTCCTCTTAAGAAGATACAATGCTCTTTGAAACATGACGTTGACCTCTTCAACAGCCCCAAACTACAACGTCAACTTTCATCACCTATTACTCCAGGTGGTTTAAATACTCCCCAATTCGTGAAAACCgcactttttttcaataaagccgAAAGTAATCGTGATAATTCAAATCCACTTGTGCGACTTCAAATGTTGAAGGGTCCATTGTATTGTCCTAATAGGATTTTACCTACTAATTTGTCGAAATCTGGTCGTTCTAAGAATTTACCACCTGTCGGATCACCAAGGGAATCGGTTGATATAGAGAAGAAACGTTGTTTTTCCGAGAAAGCAG AAACTTCTTTACAGTCAGAAAGTTCATTATTTGAAACAATAGAAGATTTGGATTTGAGTTCATTTTCTGATAATCTTCTTTTGTCAAGTGGACAAGATCTCCTCAGTGAACTGCAG gaGTGCAAATTCTTAGACAATCATAATAAATGCTTTATTGAAGAACATgctgaaatgttgaaaattgtaAAGGAACATGAGAATTGTTCGCAAATCATTGCAGATAAGGAGAAACAAATAGAATTAATGTCATCAGAAATTAAAacttatgaaaataaatacaatacattattgaataaatatacaaatgaaGGGAATGATATGAAATGTCTTGAAGCACAACTGAAGAATGCAAAAACTGAATATGAAAGACTtcttaaagaaaataataattataaatttgaaattgcGAACCTTaaagaagaattgaataaaaattatgataaaCTACAGAAAATGATTGGTTTCGAAACAAAAAATACTCAGTTGATCGAAGAAATAAACCGGTTCAAAGAAGAAAGGAAAAAACATTCTAAAGaatatgatgaaatgaaaatcaagaAAGACAATCTTCAGTTATCTCTTGACGAACTTGTGAAAGAGAAAGATGATCtactcaatgaaaaaaataatttgtttataGAGAATAGAAATTTGACCACTGTAATTGAAATTAAAGGAAAAGAGCTCACTGAAATGCAAAATCTAAAAGTTAAGAATGAAGATTTGGAGAATGAAATTATATCGATGAGACTCAAGCAAAAGCAGGATTttgaagaaatagaaaaattatctgataaaCTGCAAGTTTGTAAAAACAATGGAAAGTTTTTTATGGAAAAGCTCGCAACGAAAATCAGAGATCAAAATGCAAAATTAGGATTTCTTAGAGATTTTAATGAGAAACTTCAAGAATATGCAGATGaactaaaaaattcaattgaaatagacaaaaaaaaattgcatagaTTAATATCATATGTtgaagaaaacttttttagtGTGAAATATGTTCCTAAAGGTGATGATGAAGATTCAACATCGACAGCTAGTAGTGAAAGCAGTTCTCATCATAGATCAAAACGTTCTAGCACAGGTAGAAAGTCAAATTTTGATAAGCAAGAGTTCAAGATAAAtaaacttgaagaaaaaattgaagaattggaAAAAGAACTCCAAAATGAAAAGGCTATTAATGAAAACCTCAAAAGTCTTGACAATAAGATGAATAATCTAGAgatggaaaaaattaattatgaagaagaaaaaaggagTATATTGAGAGAACTTGAAGCTACAAAATATGACCTCAGCATCAAAGATCAAATGATACAACAATTCGAAGAAAAACATAAATTCGATTtagataatttaaaattatcttATGAAAAAGAGTTACAATTAGCAAAAGTAGCGCAAAATGAAGCTAGTAAAAGAGCAGAAATAATGGAAATGTCCCTAATGGAACAAATTGAAGATATCAAGAAGAAATTGAATGAAACTCAAAAAGAAAAGGAACTGTATGAAATTATGTTggaaaaacaagaaaataagatcattacattgaaaaaaacttTATCAGATATATCAAACTCTACTGAAGAAAcgaaaaattttgagattttggtAACGGAAAAGGAATCTATGTTGAAATTTAATAGAGAGATGTTGTGTAAATCTAACAACTCCTTGAAACAAGCAGAGAATCGCTGTCTTTTTCTGGAATTGCTATTGGATAAATGTCGAATGGTTCTTCTGGACACTGTGAGTGATGTActcag GTCTACCATCGAAGTTTTTAATTCACATagaaatattttagagaaaaaAGGGGTTGATCCAAAATTAATCCAGGAATTAGAGATTCTCGAtattaaaaattcaacaaatttcacAGAAGAAGAAGTTTGGATAGCCCATAATCAATTGACACTAACTTCCAAATTATTAAAATCTCTG GTTTCAGGTAGAGAAGAGTACAGTGGATGCTCAAATGTGGACATACCTTCATC taaAAGTATCAGTAAGTTCACATTAAGACCATCTAAACTAAAATTACTTAGACTTCCTAGTTGTGATCCAGACATTTCCTCATCTATGAAAGATAATGAAGTGGAACAGAATATAGAGATTGGAGGAAATGATGTAAATAGTGAGATGGTAGAAAAAGAG gaACCGAAAGAGACCGAAAATAAAGTTTCCATAGTTAGTTTGAGTGAAAACGATTCAATAACTAATTGGCTAGGTCCTTATAGTGATGATCTaag TGTACAAATAACTGAAGCTTCTAAAGATTCAGTCGATAACTCTACTGAAACAACAGATGTCAAAAAGTCTTTCAGATCAGTTGGAGTTGGAAATTCAATAATCGATACAGAAGAAAGCGCTGTTATAACATCACTACCTGTCAA GACAAAAACCAGAAAGTGTTCATCATTCATGATTATGTCATCTACAATAGTATGCTTATTAGCGATGTGCATCCTTTTTATTCACATGGAATGTGTAAGGAACGGAAATGAAACTATAATCTGCCCCCTCGACCTTTTTATATCCATCAAAAAGGCACCTACAGAACCTACAACTTATTGA